TTTGAATCGGATTGCAGCATTTTTCGGAAAATTTTTTTAATCGAATTTGTCAGGCTGTACAAAAAACCATTGAAGGGTTTAAACTTTTTGCTGATCAGAGGAATTCCGGCAATCAACAAAATCGATACTCCGGATACAATGGAAACAGTTTTCTGAAAGCCTGTCAATGATAAAGATCTTCCGAATAATCCAATAACAGCTCCCAATACAGAATAAGTTACGATACGTCCGAGATTATAGAAGATCTTCCCACGTAAAGCAAGACCTGTTCCTTTCTTTGGCAACGTAAGAGCAATTGGTCCGCACATACCGGCGCAATGGAAACTTCCCATAAAGCCAAAAAGAAATGCTGTCAGGATCCACATATCAATTTAATTAATTCAGATTAATTTTTTCTTCGGTAAAGTATTCCTGTTGTCCATCCCTATAATTCACCTTAACATTCCAGCGACCGGATGCCATTTCTTTTGATGAAAGACTTTGAGAAAGTTCTTCATTCAATTGCAAAGGAACTTCAAAATCATAGGCAGATTTATCGGGTTTGAAAAAAGTGATTCGTCCTTCTAACTTCGAGCCTTTAAATTTTTCAGGAAACTGAAATACTACCTGATCATTAACAGATGAAATCAGCACTTGCTGATCTAATGCTGCGGAGTTATTCATTTTATTGATCTGATTCTGATATTGAATTTCCAGGTCATAATAATTCGCAGAAACAAGATCAACTTCGTGTTGAGAACATTTATAGACCAATGTAGAAATGAATACTATGAATAATCCTATGAAGGCTGCAATTCCAAATCCCCAGTTAAATTTTATTTTCATGATCTCTGCTTTTTAATTTGGTGATGGTCCGAGGAAGTTTGTTTTAATATTACTTACCACTTTACCATTTGAAAGAACTTTTATATGAACAGGAGTTTTTATACTTGTTAAATCTTCAGCATGAAGAATAACAAAAAACACTCCATCGATAGTACCATCCTTCTTCAGTAATGATACTTTTTCACCGACAAATTTAATTTCGCCTTTTGGATGATCGAGAACGATTTCAAGATTAAGATCACCAAAAGTTTTATTAACGAGTTGAATATTGTAGAGATTACTTACATGTGTACTATCTACCATCTGGTAAAGCTGTCCCGGAGTACGCATGATCGTAGATTCGACATCGGTACGCAGTGACAATAAAATGATAAGGGAAGTTAACAACAAGAGCAATACAACACCATAGCCGATGATCCTTGAGGTGACTTTGAATTTCTTTTTATCAGCAATGCTGTTTTCACTTGTATAACGGATCAATCCTTCAGGCAGATTTACTTTTTGCATGATAGAATTACATGCATCGATACAAGCGGTGCAATTAACACATTCAAGTTGGGTTCCATTGCGGATATCAATTCCGGTAGGACAAACGCTTACACATTGATGGCAATCGATGCAATCGCCGGCAGTTCTCTTTTCATCCTTATGTATTTTCGCACGTGGTTCACCTCTTGAATAATCATAAGCAATGACAACAGAATTTCTGTCAAGTAAAACTCCTTGTAAACGACCATAGGGACAAACTACTATACACGCCTGCTCTCTGAACCGTGCATACACACCATAGAAAACAGCTGTAAAAACTACCAAAGCTCCAAATCCAACCAGGTGCATCATTGGTCCTTCTGTTACCAGAAGTTTCATCTGATCAACGCCAATGATATAGGCAAGAAATGTATTTGCAATAATGAATGCAATGACAAAAAAGATGCTGTGTTTTAAAAGTTTCTTTCGGATTTTAGTCCCATCCCATGGAGATTTGTGCAGAAGTTTTTGCTGAGCAGAGTCCCCTTCGATAAAGTATTCAATTTTTCTGAATACCATTTCCATGAAGATCGTCTGGGGACAAGCCCAGCCACACCACACTCGCCCAAATACAACTGTGAATAATATTATGAATACAAAAAAGGTAAGCATTGCGAGCACAAACAGGAAAAAATCCTGAGGCCAGAAAGGAATACCGAATAAAATAAATTTTCTCTGAATGACATTAAAAAGAAACATGGCATGGCCATTCCATTTCATGAACGGACCTGAAAAGAGAAGAGTCAGTAAGATAATACTGACTATTGTTCTCTTATTATAAAGTTTACCATGAGGTTTCTTCGGATAAATCCACGCCCGCTTCCCATCTTCACCTATTGTCGCAATGCTGTCGCGAAACGACTCATCCTTTATATTACTACTCATTTCTACTTTTTGCTTAAGGCAATTGATTGAACACTATCTACGACAACTGAATCTGCCACCACTACACTATCAGTTACTTCAACCCATTTGTCACCTTGAGGCTCCTTTGGAGCTGCAGGATTTGTTCCCTGAAGTGTGAGAATATAACTCGCTACTTCCTGTATAGCTTTTGGGGTTAACTGAGTTTTCCAGCTGATCATTCCTTTTGCGGGAACACCTTCGGTCACGGTATTAAAAATGTTTTTAATACCTCCGCCATGAATCCAGAATTCGTCTGTTAAATTCGGACCAACATTACCTTGTCCAAAATCTCCATGACAAGCCTTACAACTTTTTATGTAGGTTTCTTTACCTGCTGCAATAGAACCTGCTTCAGTTAAAGTAACTACAGAAGCTGAAGTAATGTAGTTCGCATCATTTTCCATTCTGGCTTTTCTTTCAAGTTCTGCGTTTTTCATTTCTTCGTTGTATTCAGCAAGTTGCAATTTTCCTGAACCTGAGACGTGGAAATTGAACAGATAAACAAATGCGAATACGATAGTGATATAGAAACCGTACTTCCACCATGGTGGTAATTGATTGTCCAGTTCCTGAATACCATCGTAATTATGATCCAGCATAACATCTTTCTCCTTTTCAA
This sequence is a window from Bacteroidota bacterium. Protein-coding genes within it:
- a CDS encoding sulfite exporter TauE/SafE family protein, coding for MWILTAFLFGFMGSFHCAGMCGPIALTLPKKGTGLALRGKIFYNLGRIVTYSVLGAVIGLFGRSLSLTGFQKTVSIVSGVSILLIAGIPLISKKFKPFNGFLYSLTNSIKKIFRKMLQSDSKYSSLGIGLANGILPCGFVYLALGASLAMGSVGGSAGYMALFGLGTVPMMLFLTLTGQVLNFKFQRYVRQAIPYIALVMGVWLIFRGINYQPHSCCSH
- a CDS encoding FixH family protein, coding for MKIKFNWGFGIAAFIGLFIVFISTLVYKCSQHEVDLVSANYYDLEIQYQNQINKMNNSAALDQQVLISSVNDQVVFQFPEKFKGSKLEGRITFFKPDKSAYDFEVPLQLNEELSQSLSSKEMASGRWNVKVNYRDGQQEYFTEEKINLN
- the ccoG gene encoding cytochrome c oxidase accessory protein CcoG — protein: MSSNIKDESFRDSIATIGEDGKRAWIYPKKPHGKLYNKRTIVSIILLTLLFSGPFMKWNGHAMFLFNVIQRKFILFGIPFWPQDFFLFVLAMLTFFVFIILFTVVFGRVWCGWACPQTIFMEMVFRKIEYFIEGDSAQQKLLHKSPWDGTKIRKKLLKHSIFFVIAFIIANTFLAYIIGVDQMKLLVTEGPMMHLVGFGALVVFTAVFYGVYARFREQACIVVCPYGRLQGVLLDRNSVVIAYDYSRGEPRAKIHKDEKRTAGDCIDCHQCVSVCPTGIDIRNGTQLECVNCTACIDACNSIMQKVNLPEGLIRYTSENSIADKKKFKVTSRIIGYGVVLLLLLTSLIILLSLRTDVESTIMRTPGQLYQMVDSTHVSNLYNIQLVNKTFGDLNLEIVLDHPKGEIKFVGEKVSLLKKDGTIDGVFFVILHAEDLTSIKTPVHIKVLSNGKVVSNIKTNFLGPSPN
- a CDS encoding c-type cytochrome codes for the protein MKRINNSIKLIAATTVLLFMQFTSYAQEVATEVKKPEVVQIPKMFFDPVTYIWILLGFIVLLTIYTMSHTIRALTKIVEGKYAPTGSTQAEAAELSPEIVRPSLYSRIMHSLVKAVPIEKEKDVMLDHNYDGIQELDNQLPPWWKYGFYITIVFAFVYLFNFHVSGSGKLQLAEYNEEMKNAELERKARMENDANYITSASVVTLTEAGSIAAGKETYIKSCKACHGDFGQGNVGPNLTDEFWIHGGGIKNIFNTVTEGVPAKGMISWKTQLTPKAIQEVASYILTLQGTNPAAPKEPQGDKWVEVTDSVVVADSVVVDSVQSIALSKK